One genomic window of Diospyros lotus cultivar Yz01 chromosome 8, ASM1463336v1, whole genome shotgun sequence includes the following:
- the LOC127808361 gene encoding B3 domain-containing protein Os07g0563300 isoform X1: protein MSSSSSSAKFCFNSTCKNVFDRPRKGWRRRTGEFADLCDRCASAYEEGKFCETFHMNASGWRCCESCGKQIHCGCIVSFHMFVLLDAGGIECITCARKSFILTPNPAWPPPSFFLPVLPERIKDLSGKNWCHIAGSGPVPWRQAPSMFSSSSAHSELHPRLPFEVDRPSGIDRLIGCERLSASSLEKKKVDDSSERLMNGSMKLGASEIVENGNAGINCGERTIPCVNIPQKASFPRNSTSNSHFSLAVSSTPINEANDQTKVSGTHVSRLTLSTGIGKQVTAHNGADSSSETPLRNGRPRADARARNQLLPRYWPRITDQELQQISGDSNSVITPLFEKMLSASDAGRIGRLVLPKKCAEAYFPAISQPEGLPLKVQDSKGTEWMFQFRFWPNNNSRMYVLEGVTPCIQSMQLQAGDIVTFSRIEPEGKLVMGFRKASTASTSNQGSETIVAGDGVPMNGNVSAKKTKPGEVLLTPHKLKGNSISTGFSSIDQANLADQASPWSKDEKSVSHSKEVLGAKSSFRSKRKNSTLNSKCKRLRLENEDLVELQVTLEQALGLIRPAPNCVPSVVVIEGCEFEEFEQDAPVIGRPTIFATDHIGEKIQWVQCEDCSKWRKIPADAFLPSRWTCSGNTWDPERLLCSVAQELTAEQLEDLLLTNDQIASKKIKAPKQDLDAVEALEGLDALANLAIQEEGESLTSSSQATTKHPRHRAGCTCIVCIQPPSGKGPKHKQTCTCNVCLTVKRRFRTLMLRREKKQSEKEAETTLNQSQQHPYLPEKLPDDFIQLSASTGNGSPNRKTVSSDEPDDDPSRIRSSVSPFKGQIDLNIQPERDEDLSPVSDSGGMIKLIQDATETYLRERLSSSNNRSSPASNEKQLGGGIGQGGSFGQGIVYGSKDGVAEAEHSVASSTKPVASLSPER, encoded by the exons ATGTCGTCGTCGTCTTCGTCGGCGAAGTTTTGCTTCAATTCGACCTGTAAGAATGTGTTCGACCGGCCGAGGAAAGGATGGCGTCGCCGGACCGGCGAGTTCGCCGACCTTTGCGATCGATGCGC TTCTGCTTATGAGGAAGGAAAATTCTGTGAGACTTTCCACATGAATGCTTCTGGATGGAGGTGCTGTGAGTCTTGTGGGAAG CAAATACATTGTGGGTGTATAGTGTCATTCCATATGTTTGTACTCTTGGATGCTGGAGGAATTGAGTGCATAACATGTGCAAGAAAAAGTTTCATTTTG ACACCCAATCCTGCCTGGCCACCACCTTCTTTTTTCCTCCCTGTACTGCCTGAAAGGATTAAAGACCTATCTGGCAAGAATTGGTGTCACATAGCTGGATCAGGTCCAGTGCCATGGCGGCAAGCTCCCAGTATGTTCAGTTCTTCGTCTGCTCATTCTGAGTTACATCCAAGGTTGCCTTTCGAAGTTGACAGACCAAGTGGCATTGATAGACTTATTGGCTGTGAGCGACTATCTGCCTCTTCTTtagaaaagaagaaagtagaTGATTCATCTGAAAGATTAATGAATGGCAGCATGAAGCTTGGAGCATCTGAAATAGTTGAAAATGGGAATGCAG GAATCAACTGTGGGGAGCGCACTATTCCATGTGTAAATATTCCTCAGAAGGCATCATTTCCAAGAAACAGCACATCTAATTCACATTTTAGTTTAGCTGTATCTTCTACACCAATAAATGAAGCAAATGATCAAACGAAGGTTTCTGGAACTCATGTATCACGCTTAACTCTGTCAACTGGAATCGGGAAGCAGGTCACTGCGCATAATGGAGCTGACTCATCAAGCGAGACTCCATTACGTAATGGAAGGCCTCGAGCAGATGCCCGGGCACGAAATCAGTTGCTTCCTCGGTATTGGCCCAGGATAACTGATCAAGAATTGCAACAAATATCTGGAGA TTCAAATTCTGTGATTACTCCTTTGTTTGAGAAGATGTTAAGTGCTAGTGATGCTGGAAGGATAGGGCGCTTAGTGCTACCAAAAAAATGTGCAGAG GCTTACTTTCCTGCAATTTCCCAGCCAGAAGGTTTACCTCTTAAAGTCCAGGACTCAAAAGGGACGGAATGGATGTTTCAGTTCAGATTCTGGCCGAATAATAACAGCAGAATGTATGTTTTAGAAGGGGTCACTCCTTGTATACAGTCAATGCAATTGCAAGCTGGTGATATAG TAACATTTAGTCGGATAGAGCCAGAAGGAAAGTTAGTCATGGGATTCAGAAAGGCATCAACTGCTTCAACATCAAATCAG GGTAGTGAAACTATTGTTGCTGGTGATGGAGTTCCCATGAATGGAAATGTTAGTGCAAAAAAAACTAAACCTGGTGAAGTACTTTTGACTCCTCacaaattaaaaggaaattcaATATCAACTGGCTTTTCATCAATTGACCAGGCCAATTTAGCAGATCAAGCAAGTCCATGGTCTAAAGATGAGAAATCTGTGTCACATTCCAAAGAAGTACTTGGAGCTAAATCTTCTTTCCGCAGTAAGAGGAAGAACAGTACACTGAATTCGAAGTGTAAACGTCTAAGATTAGAAAACGAAGATCTTGTAGAACTCCAGGTGACATTGGAACAAGCTCTGGGACTGATACGGCCAGCTCCAAATTGTGTCCCAAGTGTTGTGGTAATTGAAGGCTGTGAGTTTGAAGAATTTGAG CAGGATGCACCAGTTATTGGGAGGCCTACAATTTTTGCAACAGATCATATAGG GGAAAAGATTCAGTGGGTTCAGTGTGAAGACTGTTCCAAGTGGCGCAAAATTCCTGCTGATGCTTTTCTTCCTTCAAGGTGGACGTGCTCTGGAAATACATGGGATCCAGAAAG ATTGTTGTGTTCAGTAGCGCAAGAGTTGACGGCAGAACAGCTTGAAGATCTGCTACTCACTAATGATCAGA TTGCTTCTAAGAAAATAAAGGCTCCTAAACAGGACCTTGATGCAGTGGAAGCGCTAGAGGGGCTGGATGCGCTGGCCAACCTAGCTATCCAGGAAGAGGGTGAGTCTCTCACCTCGTCATCGCAGGCCACCACAAAGCACCCTCGTCATAGAGCTGGCTGCACATGCATTGTATGCATTCAACCACCCAGTGGAAAGGGGCCTAAGCACAAGCAAACATGCACATGTAATGTCTGCTTGACGGTGAAGCGCCGTTTCCGAACCCTAATGTTGCGGCGTGAAAAGAAACAATCTGAGAAAGAAGCTGAAACTACACTTAATCAGTCGCAACAGCATCCATATTTGCCCGAGAAATTGCCAGACGACTTTATCCAGCTATCTGCCAGCACAGGAAATGGCAGTCCAAACCGGAAGACAGTGAGCAGCGATGAGCCCGATGATGATCCCAGCAGGATAAGATCCTCTGTTTCACCTTTCAAAGGCCAGATTGACCTGAATATCCAGCCAGAAAGGGATGAAGATCTGTCACCTGTTTCAGATTCTGGTGGCATGATAAAGTTGATCCAGGATGCCACCGAAACATATCTCAGAGAGAGGCTCTCAAGCTCTAACAACCGAAGTAGTCCGGCCAGCAATGAGAAGCAGCTGGGTGGTGGAATCGGACAAGGGGGAAGCTTCGGACAAGGTATTGTCTATGGCAGCAAGGACGGCGTGGCCGAGGCCGAGCATTCTGTAGCTTCTTCTACAAAGCCAGTGGCATCCTTGTCGCCTGAGAGATAG
- the LOC127808361 gene encoding B3 domain-containing protein Os07g0563300 isoform X6 produces the protein MNASGWRCCESCGKQIHCGCIVSFHMFVLLDAGGIECITCARKSFILTPNPAWPPPSFFLPVLPERIKDLSGKNWCHIAGSGPVPWRQAPSMFSSSSAHSELHPRLPFEVDRPSGIDRLIGCERLSASSLEKKKVDDSSERLMNGSMKLGASEIVENGNAGINCGERTIPCVNIPQKASFPRNSTSNSHFSLAVSSTPINEANDQTKVSGTHVSRLTLSTGIGKQVTAHNGADSSSETPLRNGRPRADARARNQLLPRYWPRITDQELQQISGDSNSVITPLFEKMLSASDAGRIGRLVLPKKCAEAYFPAISQPEGLPLKVQDSKGTEWMFQFRFWPNNNSRMYVLEGVTPCIQSMQLQAGDIVTFSRIEPEGKLVMGFRKASTASTSNQGSETIVAGDGVPMNGNVSAKKTKPGEVLLTPHKLKGNSISTGFSSIDQANLADQASPWSKDEKSVSHSKEVLGAKSSFRSKRKNSTLNSKCKRLRLENEDLVELQVTLEQALGLIRPAPNCVPSVVVIEGCEFEEFEQDAPVIGRPTIFATDHIGEKIQWVQCEDCSKWRKIPADAFLPSRWTCSGNTWDPERLLCSVAQELTAEQLEDLLLTNDQIASKKIKAPKQDLDAVEALEGLDALANLAIQEEGESLTSSSQATTKHPRHRAGCTCIVCIQPPSGKGPKHKQTCTCNVCLTVKRRFRTLMLRREKKQSEKEAETTLNQSQQHPYLPEKLPDDFIQLSASTGNGSPNRKTVSSDEPDDDPSRIRSSVSPFKGQIDLNIQPERDEDLSPVSDSGGMIKLIQDATETYLRERLSSSNNRSSPASNEKQLGGGIGQGGSFGQGIVYGSKDGVAEAEHSVASSTKPVASLSPER, from the exons ATGAATGCTTCTGGATGGAGGTGCTGTGAGTCTTGTGGGAAG CAAATACATTGTGGGTGTATAGTGTCATTCCATATGTTTGTACTCTTGGATGCTGGAGGAATTGAGTGCATAACATGTGCAAGAAAAAGTTTCATTTTG ACACCCAATCCTGCCTGGCCACCACCTTCTTTTTTCCTCCCTGTACTGCCTGAAAGGATTAAAGACCTATCTGGCAAGAATTGGTGTCACATAGCTGGATCAGGTCCAGTGCCATGGCGGCAAGCTCCCAGTATGTTCAGTTCTTCGTCTGCTCATTCTGAGTTACATCCAAGGTTGCCTTTCGAAGTTGACAGACCAAGTGGCATTGATAGACTTATTGGCTGTGAGCGACTATCTGCCTCTTCTTtagaaaagaagaaagtagaTGATTCATCTGAAAGATTAATGAATGGCAGCATGAAGCTTGGAGCATCTGAAATAGTTGAAAATGGGAATGCAG GAATCAACTGTGGGGAGCGCACTATTCCATGTGTAAATATTCCTCAGAAGGCATCATTTCCAAGAAACAGCACATCTAATTCACATTTTAGTTTAGCTGTATCTTCTACACCAATAAATGAAGCAAATGATCAAACGAAGGTTTCTGGAACTCATGTATCACGCTTAACTCTGTCAACTGGAATCGGGAAGCAGGTCACTGCGCATAATGGAGCTGACTCATCAAGCGAGACTCCATTACGTAATGGAAGGCCTCGAGCAGATGCCCGGGCACGAAATCAGTTGCTTCCTCGGTATTGGCCCAGGATAACTGATCAAGAATTGCAACAAATATCTGGAGA TTCAAATTCTGTGATTACTCCTTTGTTTGAGAAGATGTTAAGTGCTAGTGATGCTGGAAGGATAGGGCGCTTAGTGCTACCAAAAAAATGTGCAGAG GCTTACTTTCCTGCAATTTCCCAGCCAGAAGGTTTACCTCTTAAAGTCCAGGACTCAAAAGGGACGGAATGGATGTTTCAGTTCAGATTCTGGCCGAATAATAACAGCAGAATGTATGTTTTAGAAGGGGTCACTCCTTGTATACAGTCAATGCAATTGCAAGCTGGTGATATAG TAACATTTAGTCGGATAGAGCCAGAAGGAAAGTTAGTCATGGGATTCAGAAAGGCATCAACTGCTTCAACATCAAATCAG GGTAGTGAAACTATTGTTGCTGGTGATGGAGTTCCCATGAATGGAAATGTTAGTGCAAAAAAAACTAAACCTGGTGAAGTACTTTTGACTCCTCacaaattaaaaggaaattcaATATCAACTGGCTTTTCATCAATTGACCAGGCCAATTTAGCAGATCAAGCAAGTCCATGGTCTAAAGATGAGAAATCTGTGTCACATTCCAAAGAAGTACTTGGAGCTAAATCTTCTTTCCGCAGTAAGAGGAAGAACAGTACACTGAATTCGAAGTGTAAACGTCTAAGATTAGAAAACGAAGATCTTGTAGAACTCCAGGTGACATTGGAACAAGCTCTGGGACTGATACGGCCAGCTCCAAATTGTGTCCCAAGTGTTGTGGTAATTGAAGGCTGTGAGTTTGAAGAATTTGAG CAGGATGCACCAGTTATTGGGAGGCCTACAATTTTTGCAACAGATCATATAGG GGAAAAGATTCAGTGGGTTCAGTGTGAAGACTGTTCCAAGTGGCGCAAAATTCCTGCTGATGCTTTTCTTCCTTCAAGGTGGACGTGCTCTGGAAATACATGGGATCCAGAAAG ATTGTTGTGTTCAGTAGCGCAAGAGTTGACGGCAGAACAGCTTGAAGATCTGCTACTCACTAATGATCAGA TTGCTTCTAAGAAAATAAAGGCTCCTAAACAGGACCTTGATGCAGTGGAAGCGCTAGAGGGGCTGGATGCGCTGGCCAACCTAGCTATCCAGGAAGAGGGTGAGTCTCTCACCTCGTCATCGCAGGCCACCACAAAGCACCCTCGTCATAGAGCTGGCTGCACATGCATTGTATGCATTCAACCACCCAGTGGAAAGGGGCCTAAGCACAAGCAAACATGCACATGTAATGTCTGCTTGACGGTGAAGCGCCGTTTCCGAACCCTAATGTTGCGGCGTGAAAAGAAACAATCTGAGAAAGAAGCTGAAACTACACTTAATCAGTCGCAACAGCATCCATATTTGCCCGAGAAATTGCCAGACGACTTTATCCAGCTATCTGCCAGCACAGGAAATGGCAGTCCAAACCGGAAGACAGTGAGCAGCGATGAGCCCGATGATGATCCCAGCAGGATAAGATCCTCTGTTTCACCTTTCAAAGGCCAGATTGACCTGAATATCCAGCCAGAAAGGGATGAAGATCTGTCACCTGTTTCAGATTCTGGTGGCATGATAAAGTTGATCCAGGATGCCACCGAAACATATCTCAGAGAGAGGCTCTCAAGCTCTAACAACCGAAGTAGTCCGGCCAGCAATGAGAAGCAGCTGGGTGGTGGAATCGGACAAGGGGGAAGCTTCGGACAAGGTATTGTCTATGGCAGCAAGGACGGCGTGGCCGAGGCCGAGCATTCTGTAGCTTCTTCTACAAAGCCAGTGGCATCCTTGTCGCCTGAGAGATAG